Proteins encoded within one genomic window of Oncorhynchus nerka isolate Pitt River linkage group LG17, Oner_Uvic_2.0, whole genome shotgun sequence:
- the LOC115144952 gene encoding long-chain-fatty-acid--CoA ligase ACSBG2-like isoform X3: MSAQRPDSLSLAMAEPERWTSRGDGEVNLRMGESGFAAEPPVTVDQMFKTAVESFGSYTALGWKEGEQMKTMTYQEYYQACRTAAKSFLKLGLERYHGVGILGFNSAEWFISDIAAIMAGGFAVGIYTTNSPEACQYLAENCKANIIVVENHKQLQKILQVQDKLPHIKAIIQYKDALKEKRPNLYTWAEFMELGRDESNTQLDDIIATQKPNQCCTLIYTSGTTGQPKGVMLSHDNLTWTAFAVGRHVQLTEATKSQEIVVSYLPLSHIAAQMVDIWVTMKVGGATYFAQPDALKGSLVNTMREVRPTAFMGVPRVWEKMQEKMKSVGAKSSTVRRKVAVWAKGVGLKTNLSKMNQNGAMARTPVNYRLAKKLVFRKVRKALGLDRCTKCYTGAAPITKDTLEFFLSLDIPVYELYGMSESTGPHTISLPNAFRLTSVGKLIPGCETKIHSPDQEGNGEICFWGRHVFMGYLNQADKTEDALDAEGWLHSGDLGKHDDNGFLFVTGRIKELIITAGGENIPPVPIEDAVKEAVSLVSNAMLIGDKRKFLAMLLTIKCQVNGDTGAPEDELTPEAVELCRKLGSNATRVSEIAGGRDRVIHAAIQEGINRVNENATSNAQRIQKWIILDQDFSITGGELGPTMKLKRPVVMKMYKEQVEHFYKEVVTPSTPDNSLPPK, translated from the exons TGAGTGCCCAGCGACCAGATTCCCTGTCCCTGGCGATGGCTGAGCCAGAGCGGTGGACGTCCAGGGGTGACGGGGAGGTGAATCTGCGGATGGGGGAGTCGGGCTTTGCAGCTGAGCCCCCAGTCACTGTAGACCAGATGTTTAAAACTGCAGTGGAGAGTTTTGGCAGCTACACCGCCCTGGGCtggaaggagggagaacagaTGAAGACCATGACCTACCAGGAGTACTACCAGGCTTGCCGCACCGCTGCCAAGAGCTTCCTCAAG CTTGGCTTGGAGCGCTACCATGGGGTTGGCATTCTGGGCTTCAACTCTGCTGAGTGGTTCATCTCTGACATTGCTGCCATTATGGCTGG TGGGTTTGCAGTGGGTATCTACACCACCAACTCCCCAGAGGCGTGCCAGTACTTAGCAGAGAACTGCAAGGCCAACATTATCGTGGTGGAGAACCACAAACAGCTACAGAAGATCCTACAG GTTCAGGACAAGCTGCCACACATTAAAGCCATTATCCAGTACAAAGATGCACTTAAAGAGAAGAGACCAAACCTCTACACG TGGGCGGAGTTTATGGAGCTGGGCCGTGATGAGTCCAACACTCAGCTGGATGACATCATCGCTACCCAGAAACCCAACCAGTGCTGCACACTTATCTACACATCAGGGACCACGGGGCAGCCCAAAGGAGTGATGCTCAGCCATGACAAT CTGACATGGACAGCGTTCGCCGTAGGCCGCCATGTCCAGCTGACAGAAGCCACCAAGTCTCAGGAGATAGTTGTCAGCTACCTGCCTCTCAGCCACATCGCTGCTCAGATGGTGGACATCTGGGTCACCATGAAGGTTGGCGGGGCAACCTATTTCGCCCAGCCAGATGCACTGAAG GGCTCCCTGGTCAACACGATGAGAGAGGTGCGTCCCACAGCCTTTATGGGCGTACCACGCGTCTGGGAGAAAATGCAGGAGAAGATGAAGTCCGTCGGGGCCAAGTCGTCTACTGTGCGCAGGAAGGTGGCAGTCTGGGCCAAAGGAGTGGGGCTGAAGACTAACCTCAGCAAGATGAATCA GAATGGAGCTATGGCAAGGACGCCTGTCAACTACCGCCTAGCCAAGAAGCTGGTGTTCAGAAAGGTCCGTAAGGCCCTGGGTCTGGACCGCTGCACCAAGTGTTACACAGGTGCCGCCCCCATCACCAAGGATACCCTGGAGTTCTTCCTCAGCCTAGACATCCCAGTGTACGAGCTGTACGGAATGAGTGAGAGCACTGGACCTCACACCATCTCTCTGCCCAATGCATTCCGCCTCACCAG CGTTGGGAAGTTGATCCCTGGCTGTGAGACTAAGATCCACAGTCCTGACCAGGAGGGCAATGGGGAGATCTGCTTCTGGGGGCGTCACGTCTTCATGGGCTACCTAAACCAGGCCGACAAGACCGAGGACGCCCTGGACGCTGAGGGCTGGCTGCACTCTGGAGACTTGGGCAAACACGACGACAACGGCTTCCTGTTCGTCACTGGACGCATCAAAG AGCTGATCATCACAGCGGGTGGAGAGAACATCCCTCCAGTGCCCATTGAAGATGCTGTGAAGGAGGCTGTGTCGCTGGTTAGCAACGCCATGCTCATTGGAGACAAGAGGAAGTTCCTCGCCATGCTGCTCACCATTAAG TGCCAGGTGAATGGAGACACTGGAGCTCCTGAGGATGAGTTGACGCCCGAGGCCGTAGAGCTGTGCCGGAAGCTGGGCAGCAATGCCACGCGAGTCTCAGAGATTGCCGGTGGACGTGACCGGGTCATCCATGCTGCTATCCAGGAGGGCATCAACCGCGTGAACGAGAACGCCACCTCCAACGCCCAGCGCATCCAGAAGTGGATCATCCTAGACCAGGACTTCTCCATCACTGGGGGAGAGCtgg gcCCCACTATGAAGCTGAAGAGGCCAGTGGTCATGAAGATGTACAAAGAGCAAGTAGAGCATTTCTACAAAGAGGTGGTGACCCCAAGCACCCCTGACAACTCCCTTCCCCCCAAATAG
- the LOC115144952 gene encoding long-chain-fatty-acid--CoA ligase ACSBG2-like isoform X2, with product MSTAMDPPREVSYPQSSCGTGDSVASLDDVAVDFIANESSEESAGEREEIGANTELTNKLTDILTEQPTHTETVSAQRPDSLSLAMAEPERWTSRGDGEVNLRMGESGFAAEPPVTVDQMFKTAVESFGSYTALGWKEGEQMKTMTYQEYYQACRTAAKSFLKLGLERYHGVGILGFNSAEWFISDIAAIMAGGFAVGIYTTNSPEACQYLAENCKANIIVVENHKQLQKILQVQDKLPHIKAIIQYKDALKEKRPNLYTWAEFMELGRDESNTQLDDIIATQKPNQCCTLIYTSGTTGQPKGVMLSHDNLTWTAFAVGRHVQLTEATKSQEIVVSYLPLSHIAAQMVDIWVTMKVGGATYFAQPDALKGSLVNTMREVRPTAFMGVPRVWEKMQEKMKSVGAKSSTVRRKVAVWAKGVGLKTNLSKMNQNGAMARTPVNYRLAKKLVFRKVRKALGLDRCTKCYTGAAPITKDTLEFFLSLDIPVYELYGMSESTGPHTISLPNAFRLTSVGKLIPGCETKIHSPDQEGNGEICFWGRHVFMGYLNQADKTEDALDAEGWLHSGDLGKHDDNGFLFVTGRIKELIITAGGENIPPVPIEDAVKEAVSLVSNAMLIGDKRKFLAMLLTIKCQVNGDTGAPEDELTPEAVELCRKLGSNATRVSEIAGGRDRVIHAAIQEGINRVNENATSNAQRIQKWIILDQDFSITGGELGPTMKLKRPVVMKMYKEQVEHFYKEVVTPSTPDNSLPPK from the exons TGAGTGCCCAGCGACCAGATTCCCTGTCCCTGGCGATGGCTGAGCCAGAGCGGTGGACGTCCAGGGGTGACGGGGAGGTGAATCTGCGGATGGGGGAGTCGGGCTTTGCAGCTGAGCCCCCAGTCACTGTAGACCAGATGTTTAAAACTGCAGTGGAGAGTTTTGGCAGCTACACCGCCCTGGGCtggaaggagggagaacagaTGAAGACCATGACCTACCAGGAGTACTACCAGGCTTGCCGCACCGCTGCCAAGAGCTTCCTCAAG CTTGGCTTGGAGCGCTACCATGGGGTTGGCATTCTGGGCTTCAACTCTGCTGAGTGGTTCATCTCTGACATTGCTGCCATTATGGCTGG TGGGTTTGCAGTGGGTATCTACACCACCAACTCCCCAGAGGCGTGCCAGTACTTAGCAGAGAACTGCAAGGCCAACATTATCGTGGTGGAGAACCACAAACAGCTACAGAAGATCCTACAG GTTCAGGACAAGCTGCCACACATTAAAGCCATTATCCAGTACAAAGATGCACTTAAAGAGAAGAGACCAAACCTCTACACG TGGGCGGAGTTTATGGAGCTGGGCCGTGATGAGTCCAACACTCAGCTGGATGACATCATCGCTACCCAGAAACCCAACCAGTGCTGCACACTTATCTACACATCAGGGACCACGGGGCAGCCCAAAGGAGTGATGCTCAGCCATGACAAT CTGACATGGACAGCGTTCGCCGTAGGCCGCCATGTCCAGCTGACAGAAGCCACCAAGTCTCAGGAGATAGTTGTCAGCTACCTGCCTCTCAGCCACATCGCTGCTCAGATGGTGGACATCTGGGTCACCATGAAGGTTGGCGGGGCAACCTATTTCGCCCAGCCAGATGCACTGAAG GGCTCCCTGGTCAACACGATGAGAGAGGTGCGTCCCACAGCCTTTATGGGCGTACCACGCGTCTGGGAGAAAATGCAGGAGAAGATGAAGTCCGTCGGGGCCAAGTCGTCTACTGTGCGCAGGAAGGTGGCAGTCTGGGCCAAAGGAGTGGGGCTGAAGACTAACCTCAGCAAGATGAATCA GAATGGAGCTATGGCAAGGACGCCTGTCAACTACCGCCTAGCCAAGAAGCTGGTGTTCAGAAAGGTCCGTAAGGCCCTGGGTCTGGACCGCTGCACCAAGTGTTACACAGGTGCCGCCCCCATCACCAAGGATACCCTGGAGTTCTTCCTCAGCCTAGACATCCCAGTGTACGAGCTGTACGGAATGAGTGAGAGCACTGGACCTCACACCATCTCTCTGCCCAATGCATTCCGCCTCACCAG CGTTGGGAAGTTGATCCCTGGCTGTGAGACTAAGATCCACAGTCCTGACCAGGAGGGCAATGGGGAGATCTGCTTCTGGGGGCGTCACGTCTTCATGGGCTACCTAAACCAGGCCGACAAGACCGAGGACGCCCTGGACGCTGAGGGCTGGCTGCACTCTGGAGACTTGGGCAAACACGACGACAACGGCTTCCTGTTCGTCACTGGACGCATCAAAG AGCTGATCATCACAGCGGGTGGAGAGAACATCCCTCCAGTGCCCATTGAAGATGCTGTGAAGGAGGCTGTGTCGCTGGTTAGCAACGCCATGCTCATTGGAGACAAGAGGAAGTTCCTCGCCATGCTGCTCACCATTAAG TGCCAGGTGAATGGAGACACTGGAGCTCCTGAGGATGAGTTGACGCCCGAGGCCGTAGAGCTGTGCCGGAAGCTGGGCAGCAATGCCACGCGAGTCTCAGAGATTGCCGGTGGACGTGACCGGGTCATCCATGCTGCTATCCAGGAGGGCATCAACCGCGTGAACGAGAACGCCACCTCCAACGCCCAGCGCATCCAGAAGTGGATCATCCTAGACCAGGACTTCTCCATCACTGGGGGAGAGCtgg gcCCCACTATGAAGCTGAAGAGGCCAGTGGTCATGAAGATGTACAAAGAGCAAGTAGAGCATTTCTACAAAGAGGTGGTGACCCCAAGCACCCCTGACAACTCCCTTCCCCCCAAATAG